The following coding sequences lie in one Vanessa atalanta chromosome 1, ilVanAtal1.2, whole genome shotgun sequence genomic window:
- the LOC125071007 gene encoding 60S ribosomal protein L13 — protein MGKGNNMIPNGHFHKDWQRFVKTWFNQPARKHRRKQNRIKKAKAIAPRPAAGPLRPVVRCPTVRYHTKVRAGRGFTLREIRASGLNPAFARTIGISIDPRRRNKSVESLQINVQRLKEYRARLILFPKGKKVLKGEANEEERKLATQLRGPLMPIQQSAPKSVARVITAEEKDFKAYQYLRGARSIAKLVGIRAKRLKDAAENPDDVTKAPAAKEAKAKK, from the exons ATGGGGAAGGGAAATAATATGATTCCTAATGGCCATTTCCATAAGGATTGGCAAAGATTCGTAAAAACTTGGTTTAATCAACCGGCAAGAAAGCACCGCAGAAAGCAAAACAGAATTAAGAAAGCAAAAGCAATTGCTCCTAGACCAGCAGCCGGACCTCTCAGGCCAGTTGTACGTTGTCCCACGGTTCGTTATCACACTAAGGTCCGTGCCGGGCGCGGTTTTACTCTTCGGGAAATCAGG gcGTCTGGTTTGAATCCCGCATTCGCAAGGACAATTGGTATTTCCATTGACCCACGTAGACGTAATAAGTCTGTGGAATCCTTACAAATCAATGTCCAGAGACTGAAAGAATACCGTGCACGTCTCATTCTCTTCCCCAAGGGCAAGAAG GTGCTGAAGGGTGAAGCTAATGAGGAGGAACGTAAATTGGCCACACAACTCCGTGGTCCACTAATGCCCATACAGCAATCTGCACCCAAGTCTGTTGCTCGGGTTATTACTGCAGAAGAAAAGGACTTCAAGGCTTACCAATACCTCAGAGGG GCTCGGTCAATTGCTAAACTTGTCGGAATCAGAGCCAAGAGGCTGAAGGATGCTGCAGAAAACCCTGATGATGTTACTAAAGCTCCAGCTGCTAAAGAAGCAAAAGCTAAGAAGTGA